The DNA segment GCAGCGTCCGGTCTCCGGACGCCGACTTAGCCGCAGGTCAGCCATATAAAGTGAGTTTTCCGGTCCGGAAGACCAGGTGGGGCCGAGCAGCGGCGGAGTGAGGGAGTGGAGGGCTTGAGTTCCGACTCGGCAGCGCGCACAGCCTTTGCGGAGAGGCTTGCGCTGCTCTACAAGGAGGCCGGCAACCCGCCGCTCAAGAGCGTGGCCGACGCGGTCGTACGGCTTCAGCGGGTCGATGAGCGGGGGCGTCAAGTACGGGTGTCCGCCCAGCGGATCAGTGACTGGCGTCGGGCCAAGAACGTGCCCGCCCAGTTCGCCGTGCTGTCGGCCGTACTGCATGTCCTGGTTCCCCAGGCGCGCCGCGCTCGGCCCACGCCCGTGTCCGCCGGGCTGTACGACCTCGGTCAGTGGCAGCGGCTGTGGGAGCGGGCGACCTCCGGGGAAGAGGGGGATCCCCAGGCTGCGGTCGAGGCGCCTGCGGTGTCCGGTGGGGTGTGCCCCTATCGGGGGCTGGCCTCGTACCGGCAGCAGGACACCCGTTGGTTCTTCGGGCGGGAGCGGAGTACCGACGCGCTGGTCGCTCAGCTCCGTGCCGTGGAGAAGACCGGCGGTCTCGTCATGCTCGTCGGTGCCTCGGGGGCCGGCAAGTCCTCCCTGCTGAACGCCGGTCTGGTGACGGCCCTGCGCGACGGCGCCCTGGGCGGGGCGGGTGGCAGCGGTCCGGCGGGCGCTGTGGTGCAGCTTGTGCCGGGCGCCGATCCGCTTGCCGAGCTGACCCGTCGTATACCGGAACTCGCAGATGTCGTCCGGTCGGCGGAGGCAGAGGGCTCGGGGTACAGGGCGGCGAACGCGGACGAGAACGGCACCGATGAGAACGGCGCCGACGAGCCGTGTGCCGACTTCGGGCGCCGTACACGCGCCGCCATCCTCGCCTGGGCCCGGCGCGCGGCTTCCGGCGCCGATGCCGGCGCCGACCCTGATCTCTCTTCCGGCACCACTGCCACCAGTTCTCTCAGGCCAGTTGACCCCACCACCCCGCCCGTCCTCATCGTCGACCAGTTCGAGGAGACCTTCACCCTCTGCCCCGACGAAGCGGACCGCCGTGCCTTCGTCCGGCTCCTGCACGCCGCCTGCACCCCCGCCGGACCCGGCGATCCCCCGCCCGTCCTCGTCGTCCTCGGCATCCGTGCCGACTTCTACGAGCAGTGTCTCGGGCATCCGGAGCTGGCCGACGCGTTGCAGCACCGGCACATGGTGCTCGGGCCGCTCACGGCCTCGGAGTTGCGGGAGGCGGTGAGCGGGCCGGCCAAGGCTGTGGGGCTGGAGTTGGAGCCGGGGCTGGCGGAACTGATCGTGCGGGAGGTGAGTGCGGACGGGCCGCGGGGGACGCATGACGCGGGGGCGTTGCCGCTGCTGTCGCACGCGCTGCTCGCCACCTGGCAACGGCGCAAGGCCGGGCGGCTGACGCTGGCCGGGTACCGGGCGGCCGGCGGGATTCAGGGTGCCGTGGCGGCCACCGCCGAGCGCGCCTGGTCCGGCCTCGATCCGGCGGCGCGTACCGCCGCGCGGCTGCTGCTGCTCAGGCTGGTCCGGCTCGGCGAGGACACACAGGCGACCCGGCGGCGGGGAACGCGGCGGCAGCTGGCGAAGGAGTCGACGGACCCGAACAAGACGGAGGAGTCGCTCGAGGCGCTGGTGCGGGCCCGGTTGGTCACGCTGGACGCGGAGACCGTGGAGATCACGCACGAGGCGCTGCTCCATGCCTGGCCGCGGCTGCGGGACTGGATCGACGAGGACCGGCAGGGCAATCTGCTGCGCCAGCGGCTGGAGGAGGACGGCCGGGCCTGGGACGAGTCCGCGCGGGACTCGTCGCTGCTGTACCGGGGCTCCCGGCTGGAGCAGGCCCACAGTTGGGCACGGTCGGCCGGGGACACCTTCCTGACCCGGGGCGCGGTGGAGTTCCTCGCCGCCTCGGTCAGGCTGCGCAGGCGTACGGTCTGGATCATGCGGAGCGCGGTCGCGGCGCTGGTCGCGCTGGTGATGGTGGCCGTCGGGGCGGCGGTGGTCGCCTGGCAGCAGCGGGACGACGCCGTGTACGCGCAGGTGCTCGCCGAGGCCGACCGCTTCCAGTACACCGACCCGTCCCTGTCCGCCCAGCTCGACCTGGTGGCCCACCGGCTGCGCCCGGACGACGAGGACACCAGGAGCCGGCTGATATCGATCGTGAACGCCCCGCTGGCCACGCCCCTGCGCGGCCACACCGGCGCCGTCTACCTGACCACCTTCAGCCCGAACGGACGGCTCCTGGCCACCGCCAGCTACGACCGGACCGTGCGGCTGTGGGACGTCTCCGACCAGGAGCGGCCCAAGCCCTTGGGCGAACCCCTGGCCGGGCACACCAGTTGGGTGAGCAGCGCCGTCTTCAGCCCGGACGGCAACACCCTCGCCAGTGCCTCGGACGACGGCACGGTCCGGCTGTGGGACGTACGGCAGCCGACCCGGCCGCGTGCGCTCGGGGCGCCCTTGACCGGGCATGACGGCACGATCTACCTGGTCGCCTTCAGCCCTGACGGCCGTACGCTCGCCTCCGTGAGCGAGGACCGGACCGTACGGCTGTGGGACGTCACCGATCCGGAGCGGGCCGAGCCGCTGGGCGAGCCGCTGACCGGGGCCGGTGCCGCCGTGCGGTCGGTGGCGTTCAGCCCGGACGGCAGGACGCTGGCGGCCGGGGGCGACGACGACACGATCCGGCTGTGGGACGTGGCCGAAGCGGACCGGCCGAAGGCGCTCTCCACGCTGGCCGGGCACACCGACCTGGTGCACTCCGTCGCCTTCAGCCCGGACGGCCGCACCCTCGCCAGCGGCAGCGCGGACGGCACGATCCGGCTGTGGGACGTCGCCGACCCCCGCCATGGCCGGCAGCTCGGCGCACCGCTCACCGGGCACACCGGCCCCATCTGGTCAGTGGCCTTCAACCCCGAGGGCGACATGCTCGCCGCCGCCAGTGCGGACAGCACCGCGACCCTGTGGAACGTCAGCGACCGGGCGTTTCCCTCGCAGGTCGGCGAGCCGCTCGCGGGCGCCAGCGGGGAGATGTACGCGCTCGGGTTCAGCCCCGACGGCCGTACGCTCGCCACCGGCAGCGGCGACAGCAAGGTCCGTCTGTGGTCGGTCCCGACGTCGGACGTGATCGGCCGCGGAGGGGCGTTCCGGCCGGACGGGCGGGTGCTGGCCACGGCCGCACGCGACGGCAGTGTCCGGCTGTGGAGCGTGGCGAAACCGGCCCGGCCGGTGCTGCTGAACGCCCCTTTCATGCCGGGCGACGGTGGCCAGCGTTCCTTGCTGTTCTCCCCCGACGGCCACACCCTCGCGGTGCTGACGGGGAACCGCGCGGTGCATCTGTGGGACGTGCGCGACCCGGCCCGGCCGGTCTCGCTCGGGGCGCCGCTCACCCTGCGCACCCGGTTCATGGGCCCCGACGCGCTGGCGTACAGCCCGGACGGGCGCACGCTGGCCACCGCCTACGACGACCGCACCATCCGGCTGTGGAACGTCAGCGACCCCGAGCACGTCGTTCCGCTCGGCGCCCCGGTCAAGGGGCACAACGGCTACATCAACTCCCTCGTCTTCAGCGCTGACGGCCGCACGCTCGCCAGCGGCAGCGCGGACAGCACGATCCGGCTGTGGAACGTGGCCGACCCGCGCAGGCCCACCCTGCGCGGCGCGCCTCTCACCGGGCACACCGGGCCCGTCAACGCGCTCGCCTACAGTCCGGACGGCCATACGCTGGCCAGCGGCGGCGACGACGACACCGTACGGCTCTGGGACGTCACCGACCCGCGCCGGGCGACCCCGCGCGGGGACCCCTGACCGGCCACACCGAAGCGGTCGTCTCCCTGACGTTCAGCAAGGGCGGGCGCTATATGGCCAGCGGCGGCAATGACAACACGGTCCGGCTGTGGAACGTCGCGAGCCCGTCCGACGCCTCGGCCATCGGCCAGGCGATGAGCCCGAACGCCACGACGGGCAACTTCCTGTCGTTCAGCCCCACCAGCCACATGCTCGGCGTCTCCAGCGGCACCGACACCGTCCGGCTGTGGAACCTGGACGTCGACCAGGCGATCAGCCGCGTCTGCGCGACCACGCAGGGCGTGCTGACACGGGAGAAATGGCACGAGTACCTGCCTCGGCTGTCGTACGAGCCGCCGTGCGCGAACTAGGCCCGCCCGTGCGGGCATACGGCCCGCGGCCCCCTGCTCCGCCTCACTCAGCGCGCTCAGTGCGCTCAGTGCGCTCAGTGACGGGGCGAGGACGCAAGTGGCATGACGGCGACGCCACGGACAGCGGTTTCCGTGATCCCGATCACAACGCGTCATCACAGCGGATGAGGCGGCTCCCACGAGGCAGGCAGCCTTGTTACTGTTGGCCCCAGCCCGATCGCTGGTGCATCCCCCGTCGCCAGCGGTCGGGCCTTCGCATGTCCGAAAGGTGGTGAGGGCCGCCGTGTCCCGGCGCGTCATCGTCGTCACCGCTGTCCATGGCCCGTCGGCGGCGTTCCTGCCGCAGGCCCACCGGTCACTGTGCGCACAGGAGTTGCCGCCGGGCTGGGAGTGGCGCTGGGTGATCCAGGAGGACGGCCGGACCGACGAGGTCCGCCCGTACGTCCCCGACGACCCGCGGGTGACCTTCCGTCAGGGCCGCCCCGGAGGCCCCGGTGTGGCCCGCACGGTCGCGCTCGCGCACACCGAGGGCGAGTACGCCAAGATCCTGGACGCCGACGACCAGCTCACCCCGGGGACGCTCGCCCGCGACCTGGCCGTACTGGAGGCCGACCCCGCCGTCGGCTGGACGACCTCACGGGTCCTGGACCTCCTGCCGGACGGCTCGACGGCCGGTTTCCCCGGCGACCCCGACGACGGGCCGATCGAGCAGGGCGCCGTGCTCGACTTCTGGCGGGCGAACGACTTCCGCGCCCCGGTCCACCCTGCGACCCTGTGCGTCCGCCGGGACCTCCTGCTCGCCCTCGGCGGCTGGATGGCCCTCCCGGCGTCCGAGGACACGGGCCTGCTGCTCGCGCTCAACTCCGTGA comes from the Streptomyces sp. NBC_00443 genome and includes:
- a CDS encoding nSTAND1 domain-containing NTPase; amino-acid sequence: MEGLSSDSAARTAFAERLALLYKEAGNPPLKSVADAVVRLQRVDERGRQVRVSAQRISDWRRAKNVPAQFAVLSAVLHVLVPQARRARPTPVSAGLYDLGQWQRLWERATSGEEGDPQAAVEAPAVSGGVCPYRGLASYRQQDTRWFFGRERSTDALVAQLRAVEKTGGLVMLVGASGAGKSSLLNAGLVTALRDGALGGAGGSGPAGAVVQLVPGADPLAELTRRIPELADVVRSAEAEGSGYRAANADENGTDENGADEPCADFGRRTRAAILAWARRAASGADAGADPDLSSGTTATSSLRPVDPTTPPVLIVDQFEETFTLCPDEADRRAFVRLLHAACTPAGPGDPPPVLVVLGIRADFYEQCLGHPELADALQHRHMVLGPLTASELREAVSGPAKAVGLELEPGLAELIVREVSADGPRGTHDAGALPLLSHALLATWQRRKAGRLTLAGYRAAGGIQGAVAATAERAWSGLDPAARTAARLLLLRLVRLGEDTQATRRRGTRRQLAKESTDPNKTEESLEALVRARLVTLDAETVEITHEALLHAWPRLRDWIDEDRQGNLLRQRLEEDGRAWDESARDSSLLYRGSRLEQAHSWARSAGDTFLTRGAVEFLAASVRLRRRTVWIMRSAVAALVALVMVAVGAAVVAWQQRDDAVYAQVLAEADRFQYTDPSLSAQLDLVAHRLRPDDEDTRSRLISIVNAPLATPLRGHTGAVYLTTFSPNGRLLATASYDRTVRLWDVSDQERPKPLGEPLAGHTSWVSSAVFSPDGNTLASASDDGTVRLWDVRQPTRPRALGAPLTGHDGTIYLVAFSPDGRTLASVSEDRTVRLWDVTDPERAEPLGEPLTGAGAAVRSVAFSPDGRTLAAGGDDDTIRLWDVAEADRPKALSTLAGHTDLVHSVAFSPDGRTLASGSADGTIRLWDVADPRHGRQLGAPLTGHTGPIWSVAFNPEGDMLAAASADSTATLWNVSDRAFPSQVGEPLAGASGEMYALGFSPDGRTLATGSGDSKVRLWSVPTSDVIGRGGAFRPDGRVLATAARDGSVRLWSVAKPARPVLLNAPFMPGDGGQRSLLFSPDGHTLAVLTGNRAVHLWDVRDPARPVSLGAPLTLRTRFMGPDALAYSPDGRTLATAYDDRTIRLWNVSDPEHVVPLGAPVKGHNGYINSLVFSADGRTLASGSADSTIRLWNVADPRRPTLRGAPLTGHTGPVNALAYSPDGHTLASGGDDDTVRLWDVTDPRRATPRGDP
- a CDS encoding glycosyltransferase family 2 protein; its protein translation is MSRRVIVVTAVHGPSAAFLPQAHRSLCAQELPPGWEWRWVIQEDGRTDEVRPYVPDDPRVTFRQGRPGGPGVARTVALAHTEGEYAKILDADDQLTPGTLARDLAVLEADPAVGWTTSRVLDLLPDGSTAGFPGDPDDGPIEQGAVLDFWRANDFRAPVHPATLCVRRDLLLALGGWMALPASEDTGLLLALNSVSRGWFSAHAGLLYRKWDGQMTGQPAHVDPAERQARMAVVEARARALGSFGWQYPTGP